The Oryzias melastigma strain HK-1 linkage group LG3, ASM292280v2, whole genome shotgun sequence genome contains a region encoding:
- the tssc4 gene encoding protein TSSC4 translates to MSQQKRVQSCGGGDDQEGFELSASDESEPEEELSRAPFDQELDDSDDGGPEVCAPGSTPSPASAFILSGGNSAFSYRSRNIFDCLDSVERQSAPPPTEESSPTEESSPPPPKCPPPTKKRGVPDYLLHPERWTRYSLEDVKEATDQENRQAAHNFLSSLRPEDGNRPPSEPPHDHQQKMIFSKPKRPFKEDPAESSSETSKEKRLHLSHLAEEEEEDNKAAARTEKGGAPQESLPSFTSFKKTKGKNYRRSSDQKDE, encoded by the coding sequence ATGTCGCAGCAGAAACGCGTCCAGAGCTGTGGCGGTGGCGACGACCAGGAAGGCTTTGAGCTGTCGGCCAGTGATGAGTCGGAGCCCGAGGAGGAGCTGAGCCGGGCACCCTTCGACCAGGAGCTGGACGACAGCGATGATGGGGGGCCGGAGGTGTGCGCTCCAGGCTCCACCCCCTCACCTGCGAGTGCATTCATCCTGAGCGGTGGAAACTCTGCGTTCTCTTACCGCAGCCGCAACATCTTTGACTGCCTGGACAGCGTGGAGAGGCAGTCTGCGCCCCCCCCGACTGAGGAGAGCTCCCCCACTGAGGAGAGCTCCCCCCCTCCTCCCAAATGCCCCCCACCCACAAAGAAGAGAGGAGTCCCCGACTATCTGCTTCATCCGGAGCGCTGGACGCGCTACAGCCTGGAGGACGTGAAGGAGGCCACCGATCAGGAGAACCGCCAGGCGGCGCACAACTTCCTGTCCAGTCTGCGGCCTGAAGACGGGAACCGGCCCCCCAGTGAGCCCCCCCACGACCACCAGCAAAAGATGATCTTCTCCAAACCCAAACGACCCTTCAAGGAAGATCCGGCCGAGTCTTCATCAGAGACTTCAAAGGAGAAGAGACTGCACCTCAGTCACCtggctgaggaagaggaggaggacaacAAGGCTGCAGCAAGGACTGAGAAGGGCGGAGCCCCGCAGGAGTCCCTCCCCAGCTTCACCTCCTTCAAGAAAACCAAGGGGAAGAACTACAGAAGGAGCTCGGATCAGAAGGACGAGTGA